In the Phalacrocorax carbo chromosome W unlocalized genomic scaffold, bPhaCar2.1 SUPER_W_unloc_13, whole genome shotgun sequence genome, one interval contains:
- the CDC37L1 gene encoding hsp90 co-chaperone Cdc37-like 1, whose protein sequence is MALWSSSFQGLGSVEEDEERELTLTSVQHLSETQTYCQGIELICQKQKEFVKSSVESKWNLAEAQQKLGSLALHNSESMDQEYAKAQTEASELRQREEEWRRKEEALIQRERQNLWNTDSFSKEVFNKSFISQYKRKEVEDEDISKSFIEKHEEQIRYFGMLGRWDDSQRFLSDHPYLVCEETAKYLILWCFYLEAEQKRALMEQIAHQAVVMQFIIEMARSCNMDPRGCFRLFFQKAKAREEGYLEAFKTELEAFKSRVRICSVSQGFQAMSVQNPSVYTGIVEGLESLSQNANYLQSCINRSVCNLNSMLQKDEEPKMMDTV, encoded by the exons ATGGCGTTGTGGTCTTCCTCCTTTCAGGGTCTTGGTTCGGTTGAGGAGGATGAGGAACGGGAATTGACTCTCACATCTGTCCAGCACCTGTCGGAAACGCAG ACCTATTGTCAAGGGATTGAATTAATCtgtcaaaaacaaaaagagttTGTGAAGAGCTCTGTAGAATCCAAATGGAATCTAGCAGAAGCCCAGCAGAAACTCGGTAGTTTAGCACTGCATAATTCAGAATCCATGGATCAGGAATATGCCAAAGCACAAACTGAAGCTTCAGAACTgagacagagagaggaagagtggagaagaaaagaagaagcgCTAATACAGAGGGAAAGACAGAATTTATGGAATACAGATTCTTTTAGTAAGGAGGTATTTAATAAG aGTTTTATTAGTCagtataaaagaaaagaagtagaAGATGAAGATATATCTAAATCATTTATAGAGAAGCATGAAGAACAGATTAGATACTTCG gtaTGCTGGGCAGATGGGATGACAGCCAAAGATTTTTGTCTGACCACCCATATCTTGTATGTGAAGAAACAGCTAAATATCTCATCTTATGGTGTTTTTATCTAGAAGCTGAACAG aaaagagCTCTGATGGAACAAATAGCACACCAAGCAGTTGTGATGCAGTTTATTATAGAAATGGCCAGAAGTTGTAACATGGATCCAAGAGGCTGTTTTCGTCTATTTTTCCAAAAAGCCAAA GCAAGGGAAGAAGGCTATTTGGAAGCTTTTAAAACTGAGCTTGAAGCATTCAAATCAAGAGTAAGAATCTGTTCAGTCTCTCAAGGCTTTCAAGCTATGTCAGTACAGAATCCCAGTGTCTATACTGGTATTGTAGAAGGACTGGAGTCTTTGTCACAG AATGCAAATTACCTACAAAGTTGCATAAACAGAAGTGTCTGCAATTTAAACTCAATGCTACAAAAAGATGAAGAACCTAAAATGATGGACACAGTATAA